gttttttcgtccaaagaaaatgaaaacttccttaggcaacattgtttgccattccaatatgcacccttgtgcacaatatgagatcatttaaacaaactatgccatgaatgtggccataagattgatcatttcgcttgaaagccattggtctccacacgtgatagctcgtttctgagaacacttttttaaaataactgccgtattacaagtttattatttttcctgggaacttggtcacatataatgacacaatgcgaaggttttccaaattttttattttttttaattttttatgcccgtttcaaaatgcggtcaaaacggcgggcttgaccgttcctagctagtggttgaatcttggtttttttggtgtttctatgattaagtagatacttatgtacctagaaatgatttttggaaaaaataaagagcaaactatgaggcagctgcagttcaaatttgacctgcTTCTTGCTGAAtgggcggaaatttgtctttttcaccagaggtggatccaatcttttgacacccaaccatttggtcaattgtgcattaaatatgtcctagtattttagaaaattgatttggtccaattttgcaacaaatatattataggtccttcacaaaagaACTCAATTTGGACTgtcgaaaaataaaaaaatgatttaaaagaACTCATTTCTCATAactttttaaaaaaatatttgtCTTATTTCAATTTGTGATTATTCCTTAAAACTATAGTCAAATTTGCTGACACAATGAgaagtttttttttcaatttttcagGTCATAATAAAATAGCTAACATGATTTAGCACCTTATTTTAGTCGATTGCGACCAATTTAAATGGTCAAAATATCATATCTGTATACTGCGTTCTGATTGGTCCAGGGGTCTCTCACGCGGATCGCGGATAAATCACCGTCGGATGCTCCGGGATCCAACGGCCCGCAGCTCACCCTCTCACCCACCCACCGCGAGCTACCCCTCAAAAAAAAACCACCGCACACCACTCCTCTCTCTCCACGCGTAGCGAACCCTAGCGCTCtcaccctctccctccctctgGATCCACCGCCGCCGCACACCACTCCTCCTTCTggatccaccgccgccgcccccaaccCCACTCCCTCCCTCTGGATCTcgacgcgccgccgcccccactcCCTCCCTCTGGAGCTcgacgcgccgccgccccgacctgCTCCTCATCGGGCTCCTCATCGTCCTCCTCGACCTGTTGCTCCCGCCCGCACTCCTCTCCAACTTCCTCCGCGTCGGCGTCCACCACGCCTCCGCACACAGCCTCCTCGACCAGGTCTGGGGCTTCCACTTCCGCACACAGCAGCaactccttctcctccttccccACTGCTTCCGCCTCCGATCGATCCCACCGGAGCACCACCACCCGCCGCCTCCACCGCGCGGATCGGAGCGGAGCGCCGATGGAGGTGGTGAAGAGCCTCCTGAAGCCGAAGTCGACACCGCAGCAGCAGCTGCGCGAGTGGCAGCGCCGCCTCCGCAGGGCCGCAACATCGAGCGCCAGATCCAAGGTTCCCCTCCCCTCCCTCCCCGATTCGATCCAATTTAGGGCTCTAGGCCTTCAATTGGTTGCTGATTTTTGGTTTTGGGGCCGGTGCGCAGACGTgcagaaggaggagaagaaggtgGAGAAGGCCATCCGGGACGCCGCCAAGGTACCTACCTACATGTATACTCTGCGCCATGGATCGATTTGGGCTAATTTACTGATTTGGTTTCCTCTGCAGGTGATGCTTGTTCCTGAAGGCGCTGGCCAAGGAGCTGGTGCAGTCCAGGAAGGCGGTCAACCACCTCTACGAGAACAATGCCCAGCTCAACTCCATCTCCATGCACCTCGGTAAGATCGTCGGTAATGGACACCACCTGCATCATATCTATCTTTCTAGATAGCATTCAGTATGGTAACATTTAGTAATTTACAACTGTTGTTCATGATGCTATTACAAACTCTGAAATATGGTACTTTAGTCAAATGTGCTTCCTTTCTGAACAACTGTGCACCTTGGTGAGCTTGTCGGTAGCAAACAGTTTCTACTGGCCTCGTATCATTATATACTAGTATGGATAGATAGCATCCAAGTTTCTGTCGGTGTCTTGAAATGCTTGGGAATGGCCCGTCCTTCAGGACATGCAGTGAGTCTGAATCTGTTCTAAACATGCAGTTATTCTGACTACCTGCTTGCTCAATTCATGGCACTTGAGAACATTCATGTTCTGTTTTATCCATTCTTACATTCTGGCATCTAGTACTTGAACGATCTCACAGTGGCGCCGTGGCGGTTTAGGACATGCTTGTCTTTGCAAAAAAAATTGAGCTCAGGCAATACTACTTTTTATATCTAACATTCAGTACTACTGTTTATATCTAATCAAGACCTTATGATTTGGGGATCATGTAATACTAGTGCTTATATGCTTTGCGCTGATGAAAAATATCTGACCATGGCGACAGGATGCTGCGATCGACGGCCTGAACAGCAAGACCCACATGAAGATCCTGCTGAAGTGGATGTGGGGCAGGAGGATCATCAAGCTCTTGTGCACGTAGCGAGGAGTTGCTCTTCGCCTCGCCTTGCGCTGATGAAAAATACAAGTGCTTTCGTTGCTAATAATACACGCATGCTCCACAACTAATATAGAAGATGCATTTCCATCCCATCTAGTAGGTGCTGACTCGATgcaaacaaataaaataaaattagtAGGTGTTATATGCTGAACGATGCTAGCTGTTGTACCAACGTGATGTTGCTTGCTTGATTGATGACTGCTTGTCATTaactagaaaaaagaagaagaaaactttGTCTATTTTATTTGAGGAGAATCCTGTATCCCATTCACTAGACAACCAATACTACTGCTTGTATTTGCATGTTTGCATGCTTGCTTGCTTGTAGCACTATCAAGTGTGAGGAAATTCAGTACTAGGATGTGTGGAGCGACATGAATTCATTGCTGCCGTGGTATCTGTATTCCATTATCCAGATGATTGGGCCATGGAAGTTATGCATGGTAGCATACAGGACGTCTTCCTTTTTAGCCTCTAGGCTGGCGCATGTTGCCTGTTATTAGAGTAGGTAGCTAGATAATATCTACCTTGGTTTTCATGATGCTCTGTATGGTTGCCATGTTTAGAATATATCCACCTCCTTGTTGTGATTGCAATAACATGATTATAATATGTTAACTAGTTTCTAGTTTAGTATTCGAGGTGAAATGCTTGGAACATCTGTGTATACATGCAGTATTCATCAGCTCAGCTCAGTGACATGCTCTTATACACATCTACACAACTTTTGAGATCTTTTTAATTAATGTAATTGTGGATGGATTCTTATTACAGTAAGACACGTGGTATGGGAGCTGGGCGCAAGCTCAAGACCCACCGCTGGAACCAGAGGTGGGCTAACCAGGCATACAAGAAGAGCGACTTGGGCAATGAGTGGAAGAAACCCTTCGCTGGATCTATACATCAGCTCCCATGATGTTGCATTAGCTATAATCTATACTGCTAAAAGAGGAGTATAAACTGGAGTAATTTTTTCAGCCATTATCTTTGTTTTCTTTTGGGCTGATGCTCTCCACTGGAGTACAGCTGGGTACTGGATCTCTTTTTGCATTCCTTTTTTAGTCAGTccttgaacattttttaaaagatGAACTGGAGTACTCCTGGAGAGCAGTACATGGAGTATAGCTGTAACTTCTTGCAGTATAGCTTAGCAGTCCATTAAGAGTAGTTTTGCATCAGTAGCATTAGGAGTGTGATGTGGAGGTAAGAGTGGAGTCTCTACTCTAGAAAGAGGGCTCTGACTCGCTGTTTAGCCCATTTGATTTCTGTGGTTTCCAGTTTAGTGTAGGAACACAGAGCAATGTGGCTGGAGTTTGATCTTCAGTCGGTATAGTCTGCCTATGCTACTGATTTGTTGCACGTAATTAGAATTTGTAGGTTTAGCCTATGCTACTGATTTGTTGCACGTAATTAGAATTTGTAGGTTTAGTATGAACGTTCCTTAATCCATTGGATGGCCTAGTTCAGTTGGTATCTAGTCTAGAATAAATTATTTTTCCCATTTTTTGTTTCCTTGCTGGACATGTCATGGTACAAGTGTTGATGCTGCTGTTGACTACTCCCGTCATAAAGAAATATAAGACCATTTAGATCACTACTTGAGTGATCTAAAttctcttatatttctttacaagaGAGTGCATGGTATTATTGctagctatatatatatatatatatatatatatatatatatatatatatatatatatatatatatatatgcctgCTGCTAATTGATGCTCTTGTGGTTAGGATTCTACACCTCGAAGTGATACTTTTGCATTGCTTTCCTTCCTCATGCACTTGCAAACTATATGCTATTCCCTTTTCGATTTGACCTCAAAATTTCTGACTCCTCCTATCCATGTGCAACAGCGATGCTTTAGATATTATCCGTGCATCAGAGGACAAGGGCTTCATGGCCAACCAAGGTGTATGGTGCTCGCAAGCGACGAACGGAGGCTGTTCGACATCGGTTGCAGAAACCACCACTGTGAGCTCCTCCCTTTGCTATGCTACAACCATGCTCTGTTTCATGGGTTAGTTAGGATTTCGATGCTTTTTGCGCCGTGGTTGAGTCCTTGCCGACTGTTGCGTTGATGATCAAGTGCTGGTGCTTCATTTGGCCATTTGATTAGCTGCTGGTAATTAGTAGTATTGGAGTGCCGCTAGTTTATTAGGATGTGGCTGAAACCATTGGATGGCCTTCCTGGACATGTTATCCAGAATTAGTACTTGCTGGACATGTTATCCATAATTAGTACTTGCTGGACATGTTATCCATTGGATGTCCCATTTTTTGTTTCCTTGCTGGACATGCTATGGTTCAAGTGTCAATGATGTCTAGTAGTAGTTTGCTAGCTATATACCTGCTACTGATTGATGCTCTTTTGGTCTCCGGATTGATGCTCTTTTGGTCTCCTGGAATCATATTATACTATATATAGTGTTCTTGTGGTTCTGTGAAGATGCATCACAAACATCTAGGTCTTTGAAGTTGGCTGAACTTGTTGCTTTATCATATATTTGGTCCATAAATCTACATTTCTATGAGATCTCTTTCAATATATAATTTTTCGATTGTCCAGGAATAATAGCGACTCTAATGCTGGTAGTCTATGTGTTCACTCTTTTACAGGAGCTCCAGTTCTATGAAATTTGAAGTTTGAAGCCATATAGTATAGCCCTACTCAGCAAAGAGTTGTCTCTTATGTTTGACTGTAATAGACTGTAAATATTGTAATATTGTAACATTAGGCATATTGGGGTTGTAATAGACTATGTACAGATTGTAGTAGACTTAGTGTTATTTGATGAACTACATTTGTACTCTTCGGT
This sequence is a window from Aegilops tauschii subsp. strangulata cultivar AL8/78 chromosome 7, Aet v6.0, whole genome shotgun sequence. Protein-coding genes within it:
- the LOC109743113 gene encoding uncharacterized protein, which encodes MWHYNGEDDASRCGHKDPDNFAALTAMLADLFKGEKEDFTLLKCRDGFSMYNPIPWEWKNVVEGIHSPAPLPEVQIGDLDPGYEEDPNIFIELTEGVFYQVSYDGTEVVLIADYPGLLPSSHVLTEKNNTLSKELEECRTRLTVATAELQDLKKSKGARMRTLALSPSPSLWIHRRRTPLLLLDPPPPPPTPLPPSGSRRAAAPTPSLWSSTRRRPDLLLIGLLIVLLDLLLPPALLSNFLRVGVHHASAHSLLDQVWGFHFRTQQQLLLLLPHCFRLRSIPPEHHHPPPPPRGSERSADGGGEEPPEAEVDTAAAAARVAAPPPQGRNIERQIQDVQKEEKKVEKAIRDAAKALAKELVQSRKAVNHLYENNAQLNSISMHLGCCDRRPEQQDPHEDPAEVDVGQEDHQALVHVARSCSSPRLALMKNTSAFVANNTRMLHN